Genomic window (bacterium):
TCTCGCTTTTCGCTTTCTCCAGAGGTTCTAGGCGGCGGTGTTTACTTTTTCCCAGGTCCGGGTGAACTACAACGAAATTGCCGCGCTCGATGTCGCGTCCCTGGAAATTCCATCCGGCGGGTTGAGCGTGGTGGCGGGGCCGAACGGCTCGGGCAAGACGACGCTCTTGCGCGTGATGGCCGGCCTGCAGCCGCTCAGCGGAGGAGAAGTGCGCTATGGCGGGGAGCGCGTCTTGCTGGGAAGAGGCGGGCTCTCGCACCGCAGGCGGGTGACTTATCTCTCGCAGGATCCGGTTCTCTTCCGCGGCAAGGTGTTTGCCAACGTGACCTACGGCCCGCTCGCGCAAGGGGTGGAGAGCGCGGAAGCCGAGGCCAAGGCCCGGGAGGCGATCGCGCGCACCGGATGTTCCCATCTGGCGGATCGGCGGGTGAACGAGCTCTCCGGCGGAGAGAAAAAGCGCGTGGCGCTGGCCCGCGCGCTGGCGACCGGCGCCGAGGCGCTGCTGCTCGATGAGCCGGAAGTCTCGCTCGATGCGGAACAGACCTTGCGCCTTCGTGAAACGATCGAGATGCTTGTGGGTACGGGCAAGATGATCGTCATGAGCACTCACCATCTCGATTGGGCCGGTCCGGTGGCGAGCCGCTGCTACCGGCTCTCCTACGGGAAAGTGCTGCCGGGGGAGTGATACAAGCCCCCGAACAGATCGGCTTCCAGGGGGCCGCCTTTCCATTCCGGGTAAAGACGGATGTAGTAGTCCACCCCTCCCATGCCGGCCGGAGTGAGGCGGGCGTAGTCCGTGTGTCTTCTCTGGCTTTTGTGGCAATCCTCGGCGGCGGTGCGCACGGCGGCATGGGCGCGGGCGTCGATGACGGTGGTGAAGTCGTTCCGGAAGATGAGGTCGGGCCGCTGGAGCGCTTCTTTCCGGTGGGCGGGGGTGGTGCGCCAGTAAAGACGGGGCAGTCCGTTTTCGCCGGCCTTTTTTTTGTACTCGAAAAAGGCCTGTGTGGTCCAGCGGCTGATGGCCACGTGGTCCGTGTGGCCGGTGATGCCGTCCTCGCCGAAGGTGACGATCACCGAGGGGCGGAAGCGGCCGATGGCTTCCCGGACCATCCGAATGCCGGTTTCATCCGGAATGTCCGCGAGGCCGCCGTCGGGAAGATTCCACAGCGCGAGTCCGGCGATGCCCAGCACCCGGCAGGCGGCGCGGAGCTCGGCCTCCCGCACGGGCCCGAGGCGGTCCGCGGGGCACCGGCCGTTCGTCTCGCCAGCCTCGCCCCGGGTGGCGGTGAGGAGGTCTATCCGGGTGCCCCTTGCGGCGTAGTGGGCGATCGTCGCCGGGTTCCCGAAGGATTCATCGTCTGGATGTGCATATATGTGGAGGATTTGAAGGGGCCGCGGCATGCGGGCGCTCCAGCGAAAGTGTTTCGGCAAAGTGAAACGTCAACATTTCTCGTGGGTTAGCCTCGGGTCCGTCTTTCCGCTTCCAGGGCCGGCTCCCCGGATCTCGCGGCGGCCCACTTGCCCCCGAAGGTCCTTTGGTTTATAGGGAGAAGTGCCCGAAAATCTCAACCGCCGCAACTCACGCAGGGACTGTGTGGCGCGTGAGTTGTCTTCAAATCCGGAGTTTTTCGGTTACCTCGGGAGGCCGACGTGGAGATAGTCATTCAGCGGGATGTGCTCCACCGGGCGCTGCAAAGCGTCCAGGGAGTGGTGGAGTCGCGAAGCAGCGCGATGCCGATTCTGCAGAACGCCCTCATTTCCACAGAAGGGAAGAAGAATATCCTCGTTCAGGGGACGAACCTGGACATCGGGTTGCGCGGTGTTTTCGAGGCCGAAGTCCGCAAGGGCGGCTCGATCACGCTGAACGCGCGGAAGCTTTTCGATATCGTCCGCGAGCTTCCCGATGCCGAGGTGCACATCACGGAGCAGGAAGGGCAATGGGTCCGCCTGGAGTGCGCGCGGGCGAATTTCCGGTTTCCGGGTCTTCCTTCCTCGGAGTTTCCCAGCATCCCCGAGGCGGACGAGGACAAGTCCCAGTCGCTCTCCTCGGAAGTGTTCTTGGAGATGATCCGCAAGACGATGTTCGCGATTTCCACCGACGAGACCCGGTACACCTACAACGGCGTATACATGGAGACGGAGGGGAAGAATCTCCGTCTGGTCGCCACCGACGGCCACAGGCTTGCCTTGATCGAAAGAGAGTGCCCGGGCGTTGTCCTGAAGGAGGGCGTAATCGTCCACAAGAAGGCGCTGGGGGAGTTGGTGAAGCTCCTGGCGGAGGTGGAGGGAGATGTTCAGATCGCCCTGAAGGGAAGCCACGTGATTTTCCGCATGGGGGACTTGGAGCTTTCCGCCCGCCTCATAGACGGCCAGTTCCCGAACTACAAACAGGTGATTCCCGAGGGAAACGAGAGCCGGATCCAGGTGGATCGGGAGCAGCTGGTTCACGCTCTTCGCCGCGTGTCGCTTCTCTCCAGCGAAACCCGGATGGTGAAGTTTGTTTTTGGGGAAGGCCAACTTGTATTGACGACGAACGGTTCGGAATCCGGCGAGGCCCAGGAAGTGCTCGAGTCGGATTACTCGGGAAAAGAGCTGGTGATCGGTTTTAATTCCCGTTACTGTCTGGAAGCGCTGAACATTTTAGAGGACTCTCACATATTCTTTGAACTGAAGGATTCCCTGAGTCCTGGTATTATTATCCCTTCCGAGCTGAAGAATTATACCTATGTGCTCATGCCGATGCGCGTGTAATCCTGAACCAAAGATATAGACAATTGCATTCGCCAGTGATATGTTTTGCCCGCCTTGACCGATTGGTAGCAAGGTAACAGGGAAACTTCGGATTGTAGTATTCCCTCTCGGGGCTTTTTGGAAATGAGTTCCCGCGCCTGTTGTTCAGGGCGGGGTGTTAAGTCCTGTCAATTTTTCGATGTGAGGTAACGCAAAAATCATGGTAAGGAAACGTGCATCAACGGATTTAAAGACCCCGGACAACGCGAAGAAAAATGTAAAAACAAGGAAAAAAGATCAAAATAGCCTGGTCTATGAGGTTCGGATCGGCGAGAAGGTCAGGCAGCTGAGAAAGAGCAAGGGTTTGTCGATCCAGAAACTGGCAGACTTGTCGGGGGTATCTCCCGCGGGCGTTTACAAAATAGAAACCAATGGGATGGTGCCGACGGTGACGACACTGGTGAAGCTGGCCAGGGCGCTGGAACGTCGCGTGACCTATTTCATGGAAGAGGACACCGATCTTCCCGAAGTGAGCGTCATCCGGAAGAAGGAGCGGACGATGCTGGCGAGCGGTCAGGAGGGGAAAACAGAGGTTCTGACCGAAAAACTCCGCCGGGGAACCTTCGAGGGACTCTACCGGACGCTCGAATCCGGCGCCCGGACCCGGAACGTGACGGCCCATGCCGGGGAAGAGCATCTGGTCTATTGCCTCAAGGGCGAACTCTCCATTTTTCGCGGCGAGGAAACTTTTCGCCTGAAAGAGGGCGACGCGCTGCATTGCCAATCGAACGGGCATCTGCATTTCGAGAACAAGGGAAAGTCGGCCGCCCAATTTCTCCTGGTGCACGCGCCGCTTTCCTCGAACTGATTCGAGGTTGCCGAGAAGCCGGTCTTTTCCCGTTCATGGGCGCGGCGCCCGTCCTTTCGATTGACGTGAGGGACAACCGGGAATGAAGGGCTGGTTTTCTCCGCAGCTTCCGGAAAGCGACCCCCGGTATTACGGATGGCTGGTGGTGGGAACCACTTTTTTCACTTTGGCCATCGGCGGCTCCATCGTCGGCACTTTTCCAGTTTTTTACGTCGCCTTTCTCGATGAGTTCGGATGGTCGCGGGCGGATACGGCGCTTGCGTTCTCCGCCTCGATGGTGACGTTCGCCCTTTCCGCCGGGGCGATTGGCGCCCTCATTGACCGATGGGGGCCGCGCCGGGTGATACCCGCCGGCATCGGGGTGCTTGCGGCGGGCCTCGCCCTCATGTCCACCCTTTCGAATCTTCCCGCCCTGTATGTGTATTACGGCCTCGTCGTGGCGCTGGGCGTCACGCTGATCGGCTTCATCCCCACGAGCGCCGTCGTGCACAGCTGGTTCCTGCGCCGCCGCAGCACGGCCCTCGGCCTGGCCCTCTCGGGAAGAAGTTTCGGGAATTTTGTCATGATTCCCCTGGCGGCCTACCTGATCGGATGGGTCGGCTGGCGCAGCGCGTACCTGCTTTTGGGGGCGGGCATTTTCATCCTCCTTTTTCCCCTGAATTTCGCCTTTCACCGGCCGGTGCCGGCGGTCACCAAAAAGGCTGCATCCCAGAGCGGCGAGGAGGACTGGACGCTGCTGCGGGCGCTCTCCAACAGTACGTTCTGGCTGCTTTTTCTGGCGGGTATTTTTGCGGGAGTCTCCTTCAGCATCGTCGGCGTCCACCAGGTGGCGCACATGGTGGATGTGGGCATCTCCCGGATCGCGGCGGCCTCTTTTCTGGGCGGCATGGCGGTACTGCGGGCGATGGGCGGCATCGGCGGCGGCTGGCTGGCTGATCGCACCGGCAGAAGCAGTGCCTATGTGTTGAGTACCCTTTTCGGGATGCTGGGCATTTTGTGCCTGATGTGGCTCACGGCGGGGCGATTGTATCTGGCCTATTTTTTTATTTTTTTCTACGGCCTGGGCGCGGGCGCGCGGGCGACTGTTTTCGTTTCGCTGAAGGCGGATGCATTTCCGGGCAGAAGCTTCGGAAAGATCCTGGGCTTCAGCCAGATGGGCTCCGGGCTGGCCTCGGGCGTCGGGCCCTGGCTGGCCGGCTACCTTTTCGATGTCCAAGGGAACTATCAGAGCGCGTTCTGGCTCACGCTGGCCATGAATGTGTTCACGGTCATCGCAGTCCTGATGGGCATCCGCCCGGCGCGAAAACCCCAGGCATCCCGGATCCGCGCCTAGGCGGGGCGCTGCTCCGGCAGGCCCATGGCTTTCTGGAAAGCGTCGATCAAAAGCGCGACCGCCGCTTCGTGAGAGAGTTGATCGAGATTGATGACCAGGTGGTAGTGCATGGGGTCGGCGAAGTTCGCCGAGAAAAAGTATTGCGAGAAAAGGCTTTGATCCCGATCGGCCTGATGAACGCTTTCCTCGGCCCCGGAGCGCGACATGCCGGAAGAGTCCATCAGATAGCGGACGCGCGAATTGGTCGTCCCGATAATCCGCACGTGAAAGGTGTCTTTCCGGTCCTTATGGAGGGTCTGGCCGCCCCAGCCGCCGAAGACGACATCGCCGGCGTCCGCCTCTTCCCGCATCGTTTCGCGGATTTTCTCCATGAGTTTTTCGCGGTCGATTTTGAACAGGCGTTCGAAAAATGTCGGGGCTCTTCCTTCAAAGCGGTCCAGATCGACATCCAGGCCCTTTTCCCGGATTTTCTGGGTCAACTCTTCGCGGAAGATAAACCTGTATCCGAGGCGATCGGCTACTTCGCGGGCAATCTTCATGCCGCCCGTCCCGTATTCGCGGGAAACCGTAATGACGGCCATGGGGGAACTCCTTTGTGGGAGGTCGCAATCCCGGTTGCCAGAATGTTTTGCGCTGCGTACGTATTGAGCCTTATTTTCGTCCGCTTGCCAAGCCACCGTCCGGGAGGAGGAGGGGGGCCGCCGGCGGGCGTATGGCGGAAATTCCTTGCCCCGCATGGCTGGAAGGGGAGGGGGCGGACGTTTAAGATGCGCACTTGGGGGCCGCACGGGCCCCGGAAAGCGATTCGCTCCGGCCGGTGAGGGGAGAGGAAATGGGCGTATCACCCGAGGAGTTGTTGGCCCGCCTGGGGATCCGGACGGAATTTTACGCCGCAGATGACGCGGTCATCTTCGGGGCGGTGAACGACAAGGAGCGGGCGATCGCTTTTGCCGTCGATCGGCGAAGCGGGAATTTCCGCTGGCGGGTGGAGAACATCTCCGGCTGGGTCATGGCGCCTCCCATCGTGTGGGGCGGGCTGTGCATTCTGGGAACGAGCGTGGCGGACATGACCCGGCGGGAGGGCGGGGGCAAATTCGCGGCGGTATCCTGGCGGCGCGGCGGCGTGCTCTACGCGTTCGAGGCCCTGAAGGGAGCGGTCCGCTTTTGGGACGAGCGGACCGGCGTTGTCCGGGAGACGCCGCGGGTGGAAGGGGATATCCTCATTGTCGAGGGGGAGATTCGCCTCGGCGGTTTCGAAAACGAAGCGCCCTGGTCCGCCTCGGCCGAGGTCGAGAGCCGCTTCTCGCTGCCGGAAGGGCGGCTGAGGGCCCGCCGCATCCGCGGAGAGGCGCCGCCGGGGTATTTCGAGGGAGAGCCCCCTCCCGGGGCGTGGCGCTAGCGCCGGGCTATTGTTTTCCCTGAAGTTTGCGAAGCTCCCGGGACATCCGCAGAGCGCTTTCCTTGACAATGGGCGCGCGGAACCACTTCTGGTACTCGTCCATCCGCACCTGGGCCGCCGCCTTGACGGGGCTCCCTTCCTTGCGCAGCGCCGCCTGGCAGCGGCTTCGCAGTTTGGTCAGATAGCCCAGCGTCTCGTCCACGATGCCGCTTCCCTTCGGTGGGAGCGGGCCGTGCCCGGGAACGATGTGGCGGGCGGGAATCTTCTTGAGAACGCGCAGGGCTTCGATCCAGTTGGTGAAATTTCCCAGCCGCGCCACCGGATGCGTCCTGTACGTCAGGATATCTCCCGCGAATAAAACTTTTTCATCGGGCATCCAGACGATGGAATCCCCGAGGGTGTGGCAATGATCGATGTAGATCAGCTGAAACGTTCTGCCGCCGTAGCGGATGGTGATCATCTCCTCGAATGAAACGTGGGGCGGGGAGATGTCGAGTTTTCCGACCAGATGATCCACGCGCGGCCCGCGGCCGACCATCTGCTTGACCCAGATGCCGGCATCGCGCTCGCGCTCCATCTCGCTCCGGATCAGCTCGCAGCCGAACGAGATGGCGCCGCGGCCGTGATAATAGGCGTTGTCCGAGGTGTGATCGAAATTGTGGTGCGTGTTGAGGACCAGTCCGATGTTTTTGCGGGTGATGCGGCGCATGCCCGCCAGAAACGGTTTCCGCGCCCGGATGTCGTTGTCGATGATGACGGGCTTGTCGTTGGTGAGCACCAGGCCGAAGTTCGTCCCCCCGTTTCCGCCGATGTAGGCATGGATTCCGTCGGTTACCTTTAGAAAACCCTGCGTTTTTGCCGGAGCGGGAAAGCTCTGCGGACGTTTCGGCATGGCCATCTCCTTGCGGAAAAATGAACGAAGCGAGTATCTTATTTAAAGGAAAACTACCAAATCGGAACGAATCGCTCAATCCTCCCGCCCGGCCTTGGCATGGCCATCACCGTGACCGCGGCCGAGGGGAAAGCGGAAAGGGGGAATGCCGATTTCTATCGCCGAGATTACCCGCCGAGGAGAGTTCAGCGCCGCACACCGGCTGTACAGCCATGATTTTTCCGATGAAACGAACCATGCGCTCTACGGCAAGTGCGCCAATCCGCATTACCACGGACACAACTACCTCGTGGAAGTCACTTTGCGCGGACCGGTGGATGTGCAGACCGGGATGGCTTTCAGTCTGTCCGAACTCAAGGAAATCATGCGCAGAAAAATCATCGATCCGCTCGATCACAAAAACTTGAACGAAGATGCCGCTTTCTACATGAAGGGCAGAATTCCCACGGCGGAGAATATTGCCGTGTCCATTTGGGAAAATATGACCGAGGACATTCCGCCGCCGCTTCTTTTCCGGATCCGCTTGTACGAGAACGAGAGAAATTTCGTGGATTATTATGGAGAAGACATCGAATTTTTCGAGGAAGCCTAGATGGGCGCCGGCGAAAGAAGAGGGCTTGAGGGAAGGCGGATCGTCCTGACGGGCGCCACCGGCGGCATCGGAAGGGCCACCGCCCTGCATCTGGCCAGTGGGGGGGCGCGTGTTCTGGCCATCGCCCGCGGCGGGGAGGCGCTCGCTTCCTTGTCCCATGAGGCGAAGCCGCTGGCGGGAGAGATTTTTCCCCATCCCTGCGATCTCACCTCCGAGAGCGCGGTGGGTGCGGTGGCCGCTGCCGCCGGAGAGCGGCTCGGGGGCGTGGACGCGCTGGTGAACAACGCCGGAATGGCCGGGTTTGAGGCGCTGGAGAATCTCACTCCCGAGGCATTCGAAGCGACTTTGTCGGTGTGCCTGAAAGCACCCTATCTGCTCATCCGGGGGCTACGGCCGCAGCTGGAATCGAGCCGGGGGGATGTTATCAACATCTCCTCGATCGGGGCGGTGATCGGGTTTCCCGGAGGGGCCGCCTATTGCGCTGCCAAGGCCGGTCTGGAGGGCATGACCCGGGCGCTTGTCGAGGAACTCCGCCCGGCGGGTGTTCGCCTGACCATCCTTCGGCCCGGGGCCACAGCCACCGGGCTCTGGCGGGACATACCCGGACGATTTGACCTGGAGAAAATGGTGCC
Coding sequences:
- a CDS encoding XRE family transcriptional regulator, translating into MVRKRASTDLKTPDNAKKNVKTRKKDQNSLVYEVRIGEKVRQLRKSKGLSIQKLADLSGVSPAGVYKIETNGMVPTVTTLVKLARALERRVTYFMEEDTDLPEVSVIRKKERTMLASGQEGKTEVLTEKLRRGTFEGLYRTLESGARTRNVTAHAGEEHLVYCLKGELSIFRGEETFRLKEGDALHCQSNGHLHFENKGKSAAQFLLVHAPLSSN
- a CDS encoding SDR family NAD(P)-dependent oxidoreductase, producing the protein MGAGERRGLEGRRIVLTGATGGIGRATALHLASGGARVLAIARGGEALASLSHEAKPLAGEIFPHPCDLTSESAVGAVAAAAGERLGGVDALVNNAGMAGFEALENLTPEAFEATLSVCLKAPYLLIRGLRPQLESSRGDVINISSIGAVIGFPGGAAYCAAKAGLEGMTRALVEELRPAGVRLTILRPGATATGLWRDIPGRFDLEKMVPPVMVAQAVEYLLRQSPRAWTELMTIYPPEGKVEPASTED
- a CDS encoding 6-carboxytetrahydropterin synthase; the encoded protein is MPISIAEITRRGEFSAAHRLYSHDFSDETNHALYGKCANPHYHGHNYLVEVTLRGPVDVQTGMAFSLSELKEIMRRKIIDPLDHKNLNEDAAFYMKGRIPTAENIAVSIWENMTEDIPPPLLFRIRLYENERNFVDYYGEDIEFFEEA
- the dnaN gene encoding DNA polymerase III subunit beta is translated as MEIVIQRDVLHRALQSVQGVVESRSSAMPILQNALISTEGKKNILVQGTNLDIGLRGVFEAEVRKGGSITLNARKLFDIVRELPDAEVHITEQEGQWVRLECARANFRFPGLPSSEFPSIPEADEDKSQSLSSEVFLEMIRKTMFAISTDETRYTYNGVYMETEGKNLRLVATDGHRLALIERECPGVVLKEGVIVHKKALGELVKLLAEVEGDVQIALKGSHVIFRMGDLELSARLIDGQFPNYKQVIPEGNESRIQVDREQLVHALRRVSLLSSETRMVKFVFGEGQLVLTTNGSESGEAQEVLESDYSGKELVIGFNSRYCLEALNILEDSHIFFELKDSLSPGIIIPSELKNYTYVLMPMRV
- a CDS encoding cytidylate kinase-like family protein: MAVITVSREYGTGGMKIAREVADRLGYRFIFREELTQKIREKGLDVDLDRFEGRAPTFFERLFKIDREKLMEKIRETMREEADAGDVVFGGWGGQTLHKDRKDTFHVRIIGTTNSRVRYLMDSSGMSRSGAEESVHQADRDQSLFSQYFFSANFADPMHYHLVINLDQLSHEAAVALLIDAFQKAMGLPEQRPA
- a CDS encoding MBL fold metallo-hydrolase is translated as MPKRPQSFPAPAKTQGFLKVTDGIHAYIGGNGGTNFGLVLTNDKPVIIDNDIRARKPFLAGMRRITRKNIGLVLNTHHNFDHTSDNAYYHGRGAISFGCELIRSEMERERDAGIWVKQMVGRGPRVDHLVGKLDISPPHVSFEEMITIRYGGRTFQLIYIDHCHTLGDSIVWMPDEKVLFAGDILTYRTHPVARLGNFTNWIEALRVLKKIPARHIVPGHGPLPPKGSGIVDETLGYLTKLRSRCQAALRKEGSPVKAAAQVRMDEYQKWFRAPIVKESALRMSRELRKLQGKQ
- a CDS encoding MFS transporter, whose protein sequence is MKGWFSPQLPESDPRYYGWLVVGTTFFTLAIGGSIVGTFPVFYVAFLDEFGWSRADTALAFSASMVTFALSAGAIGALIDRWGPRRVIPAGIGVLAAGLALMSTLSNLPALYVYYGLVVALGVTLIGFIPTSAVVHSWFLRRRSTALGLALSGRSFGNFVMIPLAAYLIGWVGWRSAYLLLGAGIFILLFPLNFAFHRPVPAVTKKAASQSGEEDWTLLRALSNSTFWLLFLAGIFAGVSFSIVGVHQVAHMVDVGISRIAAASFLGGMAVLRAMGGIGGGWLADRTGRSSAYVLSTLFGMLGILCLMWLTAGRLYLAYFFIFFYGLGAGARATVFVSLKADAFPGRSFGKILGFSQMGSGLASGVGPWLAGYLFDVQGNYQSAFWLTLAMNVFTVIAVLMGIRPARKPQASRIRA
- a CDS encoding energy-coupling factor ABC transporter ATP-binding protein, with amino-acid sequence MFTFSQVRVNYNEIAALDVASLEIPSGGLSVVAGPNGSGKTTLLRVMAGLQPLSGGEVRYGGERVLLGRGGLSHRRRVTYLSQDPVLFRGKVFANVTYGPLAQGVESAEAEAKAREAIARTGCSHLADRRVNELSGGEKKRVALARALATGAEALLLDEPEVSLDAEQTLRLRETIEMLVGTGKMIVMSTHHLDWAGPVASRCYRLSYGKVLPGE
- a CDS encoding PIG-L family deacetylase; protein product: MPRPLQILHIYAHPDDESFGNPATIAHYAARGTRIDLLTATRGEAGETNGRCPADRLGPVREAELRAACRVLGIAGLALWNLPDGGLADIPDETGIRMVREAIGRFRPSVIVTFGEDGITGHTDHVAISRWTTQAFFEYKKKAGENGLPRLYWRTTPAHRKEALQRPDLIFRNDFTTVIDARAHAAVRTAAEDCHKSQRRHTDYARLTPAGMGGVDYYIRLYPEWKGGPLEADLFGGLYHSPGSTFP